In one Gemmatimonadota bacterium genomic region, the following are encoded:
- a CDS encoding GPP34 family phosphoprotein → MRQTLGLHEGLLLLALHDRKGTVPIGSMVDMGLGGGLLAELVLAGRVEIQGEGRKRLVAVVDTRRFGDELLDEALKRLREAKRRIKPATAVHRLGRLKQLRHRVARDLCRRGVLRATEDQILLLFRRRVYPTVDPGPERTLVADIRGALDAPGERFARIEERTAVLVGLAHASRLLGGLYGRSELRALKPRLQALREMSPAVEATWSAVEATEAATVAAIAAAS, encoded by the coding sequence GTGAGACAGACCCTGGGACTCCACGAGGGGCTGCTTCTGCTTGCCCTCCACGACCGGAAGGGAACCGTCCCGATCGGCAGCATGGTGGACATGGGGCTGGGGGGCGGCCTCCTGGCGGAGCTCGTCCTGGCCGGGCGGGTCGAGATCCAGGGCGAAGGCCGCAAGCGGCTCGTGGCCGTGGTCGACACGAGGCGCTTCGGGGACGAGCTCCTGGACGAGGCGCTGAAGCGCCTGCGGGAGGCGAAACGCCGGATCAAGCCTGCCACGGCGGTGCACCGACTCGGTCGACTCAAGCAGCTCCGCCATCGCGTGGCGCGTGACCTGTGTCGCCGTGGGGTCCTGCGCGCGACGGAGGATCAGATCCTGCTGCTCTTCCGACGGCGGGTCTATCCCACGGTCGACCCGGGGCCGGAGCGGACGCTCGTCGCCGACATCCGCGGCGCGCTGGACGCGCCGGGGGAGCGGTTCGCACGGATCGAGGAACGGACGGCCGTGCTCGTCGGGCTGGCGCACGCATCGCGGCTGCTCGGCGGGCTCTACGGCCGTTCCGAGCTGCGGGCGCTCAAGCCTCGTCTGCAGGCGCTGCGCGAGATGTCGCCCGCGGTCGAGGCGACCTGGAGCGCGGTGGAGGCCACCGAGGCGGCCACGGTCGCCGCGATCGCGGCGGCGTCGTGA
- a CDS encoding 1-aminocyclopropane-1-carboxylate deaminase, translating to MSLADFPRHPLTFGPSPVHPLRRLSRHLGDRVEIWAKREDCNSGIAFGGNKVRKLEYLVADAIAQGCDTLVSIGGVQSNHTRQVTGVAAHLGLKAVTIQEAWVDWPDVVYDRVGNIQLSRIMGGDVRLNPAGFDIGVRESWRRALESVEAAGGKPYPIPAGASDHPLGGLGFANWVVELAEQEKALGMFFDTVVVCSVTGSTHAGMIAGAALEGRGRRILGIDASATVEQTRAQVTRIARDTARRIGVERELTEDDVVLLDGWHAGVYGKPDARTLDAIRMCGRLEGMLTDPVYEGKSMAALMDLVDSEGIAPGSKVLYAHLGGQPALSAYAGVLG from the coding sequence ATGTCACTCGCCGACTTCCCGCGTCATCCGCTGACGTTCGGGCCTTCGCCCGTGCACCCCCTCCGCCGGCTGAGCCGCCACCTCGGAGACCGGGTGGAGATCTGGGCCAAGCGCGAGGACTGCAACTCCGGCATCGCCTTCGGCGGCAACAAGGTCCGCAAGCTCGAGTACCTGGTCGCCGATGCGATCGCCCAGGGCTGCGATACGCTCGTCTCGATCGGCGGGGTGCAGTCCAATCACACGCGCCAGGTCACCGGCGTGGCCGCCCATCTGGGGCTGAAGGCGGTCACCATCCAGGAGGCCTGGGTGGACTGGCCCGACGTCGTCTACGACCGCGTGGGCAACATCCAACTCTCGCGGATCATGGGTGGGGACGTACGCCTGAACCCCGCCGGGTTCGACATCGGCGTGCGCGAGAGCTGGCGGCGCGCCCTGGAATCCGTGGAGGCCGCCGGCGGCAAACCCTACCCCATCCCTGCGGGCGCGTCGGATCATCCGCTCGGCGGCCTCGGGTTCGCCAACTGGGTCGTCGAGCTGGCCGAGCAGGAGAAGGCCCTCGGCATGTTCTTCGACACGGTCGTGGTGTGTTCGGTGACCGGCTCCACCCACGCCGGCATGATCGCCGGGGCGGCGCTGGAGGGGCGGGGGCGGCGCATCCTCGGGATCGATGCGTCCGCCACCGTGGAGCAGACGCGTGCGCAGGTGACCCGCATCGCGCGCGATACCGCCCGCCGCATCGGAGTGGAGCGCGAGCTGACTGAGGACGACGTCGTCCTGCTCGACGGCTGGCACGCCGGGGTCTACGGCAAGCCCGACGCGCGCACGCTGGACGCCATCCGCATGTGCGGGCGCTTGGAGGGGATGCTCACCGACCCGGTCTACGAGGGCAAGTCGATGGCCGCTCTCATGGACCTCGTCGACAGCGAGGGGATCGCGCCGGGCTCGAAGGTGCTGTACGCGCACCTGGGCGGTCAGCCGGCGCTGTCGGCGTATGCGGGGGTGCTGGGGTAG